One window of Quercus robur chromosome 5, dhQueRobu3.1, whole genome shotgun sequence genomic DNA carries:
- the LOC126725007 gene encoding uncharacterized protein LOC126725007, which yields MRFMTTRTQTMLAAVLSYWTMTRVFHSLWMTFPSQCNKSNFPKWILHLLFAKTQAFYSYYNAQNEIKWLYLPASNPFSSQLAVLFEACVLFVKMIRHEDGVSADLCTRGREYVDLQGTRVCTVYIKGGTAFFS from the exons ATGAGATTTATGACGACCAGGACTCAAACAATGCTGGCAGCAGTTCTTTCTTATTGGACCATGACTAGAG TATTCCATTCACTATGGATGACATTTCCAAGTCAATGCAACAAATCGAACTTCCCGAAATGGATCCTCCACCTCTTATTCGCAAAAACTCAAGCTTTTTATTCTTATTACAACGCTCAGAATGAAATCAAGTGGTTATACTTGCCTGCCAGCAATCCCTTCTCTTCTCAATTGGCAGTACTCTTTGAAG CTTGCGTACTATTTGTTAAAATGATTAGACATGAGGATGGGGTGTCTGCTGATCTTTGCACAAGAGGAAGGGAATATGTCGATCTGCAAGGGACACGAGTCTGTACAGTGTACATCAAAGGTGGCACTGCGTTTTTCTCTTGA